Within Thermodesulfobacteriota bacterium, the genomic segment TCGAAATGAACACCATAAAGAAAACGGGCGGCATTTTCGCGGCCCTCTGCGTGTTGCTACTCGCAACGGGCGCGCAAATCGTGCAGGCGGAAAGCTCCATGCCTACGGCCAACAGGGTAGAGAAACCCTCCAGGGTATGCATGGTGAATAACATGCTCATGGCCTCGGAGATGATACCCGTGGAGGTGGACGGCAAGACCTACTACGGCTGCTGCCCCATGTGCGCGGGACGCATAAAGAAGGACTTTTCCATACGCCATGCAACGGACCCGATAACCGGCAACCAGGTGGACAAGGCCGAGGCGGTGATGGCGTTCACGGACGAGAAGAAGATCCTCTACTTCGAGTCCGAGGAGAGTTACGCGAAGTACAAGGAGTCAGCGCCAGACAAAGAGGGAGAGGAGTAAGGCCCGCCCTATTCCTCGGCCCCGGCGTCTTTCAGCATCTTAACGGCCTTCTTGCGGCCTTTCTTCTCGCCCCACATAAGTGCGGTCATCCCGTTCCTGTCCCTTGCGTTCACGTCGGCCCCGGCCGCGATGAGGATTTGCACCATTGCGGTACGCCCCCCAACCGTTGCCAGCATAAGGGCCGTAAGCCCGGATTTGCTCTGAGCGTTCACGTCGGCCGCCGCGGTAAGGAGTTTCAGCACGGCGTCGGAGTGCCCCGCGCGCACCGCGAACATAAGGGCCGTAAGC encodes:
- a CDS encoding TRASH domain-containing protein, whose translation is MNTIKKTGGIFAALCVLLLATGAQIVQAESSMPTANRVEKPSRVCMVNNMLMASEMIPVEVDGKTYYGCCPMCAGRIKKDFSIRHATDPITGNQVDKAEAVMAFTDEKKILYFESEESYAKYKESAPDKEGEE
- a CDS encoding ankyrin repeat domain-containing protein; the encoded protein is MRCGRNFCLWAVLFIVLVAGCAAPKGGLPGASARGDAEGVNSLIARGADVNETGEYGLTALMLAARGGRSDIVMKLISSGADVNAQSNAGLTALMFAVRAGHSDAVLKLLTAAADVNAQSKSGLTALMLATVGGRTAMVQILIAAGADVNARDRNGMTALMWGEKKGRKKAVKMLKDAGAEE